A genome region from Clostridium pasteurianum includes the following:
- a CDS encoding DUF441 domain-containing protein translates to MEANIILVVILGLSIIGKAASVSVSVAFLLIIRLLDLDKYVFPILKDKGVFWGLVLLIAAILVPIAKGSIKVNDIKTNLTSFIGITAFALSFLTTYLSGVGLKYLTVQGHGDVMPALILGSVAAAAFLGGVPVGPLITSGILALVVKAMKKL, encoded by the coding sequence TTGGAGGCAAATATAATTCTTGTTGTAATACTTGGTTTATCAATAATAGGAAAGGCAGCATCAGTATCGGTATCAGTGGCTTTTCTACTTATTATAAGACTTCTTGATTTAGATAAATATGTTTTCCCTATTCTAAAGGATAAGGGTGTTTTTTGGGGATTAGTACTGCTTATTGCAGCAATACTTGTGCCAATAGCTAAGGGAAGCATAAAAGTTAATGATATAAAAACTAATTTAACTTCGTTTATTGGAATAACAGCTTTTGCGCTATCGTTTTTAACAACTTATTTAAGTGGAGTAGGACTTAAATATCTTACAGTGCAGGGACATGGAGATGTAATGCCAGCACTTATTTTAGGTTCCGTTGCAGCGGCAGCATTTTTAGGTGGAGTTCCAGTTGGACCACTTATAACATCTGGAATTTTGGCGCTTGTAGTAAAAGCTATGAAAAAGCTATAA
- a CDS encoding LysR substrate-binding domain-containing protein: protein MIEELKTFIAVVEKNSFTKAANSVKLSQPGVSLHISNLEKYFGTQLVERSNKQRTIRITNTGHILYKSSKQILSILDETKEEIDNYNSLPCGTLKIGASMTIGEFILPKVLGDFIKEFPNIKIDVTIENTRHIYEKFKNYNIDLALVEGTVPIENYTIKNFYKDQMIIVSPFSFQYNKNVNLKKFLSNQTWIHREEGSGTGENLNTFLSTENIYPKNIIILGSNYAIKEAVKNGLGITFISSLVVNDAIKNKELKVIPTKTKYYRYFSYLCHEKNLSKLTNLFIKKLNSL from the coding sequence TTGATAGAAGAATTAAAAACCTTTATTGCTGTAGTAGAAAAGAATAGTTTTACTAAAGCTGCAAATTCGGTAAAACTCTCACAACCTGGAGTAAGCCTTCACATATCTAATTTAGAGAAATACTTTGGAACACAATTAGTTGAACGTTCCAATAAACAAAGGACCATACGCATAACAAACACAGGTCATATACTTTATAAATCTTCTAAGCAAATTTTATCAATTCTAGATGAAACAAAAGAGGAAATAGATAATTACAATTCTCTGCCCTGTGGTACATTAAAGATAGGTGCAAGCATGACTATAGGTGAATTTATTCTCCCTAAAGTACTTGGAGACTTTATTAAAGAATTTCCCAATATTAAAATAGATGTGACTATTGAAAATACCAGGCATATATACGAAAAATTTAAAAACTACAATATTGACTTAGCCTTAGTTGAAGGCACCGTACCAATAGAAAATTATACTATAAAAAACTTCTATAAAGATCAAATGATAATAGTTTCACCTTTTTCTTTTCAGTATAATAAAAATGTAAATTTAAAAAAGTTCTTATCAAATCAGACCTGGATACATAGGGAAGAAGGTTCTGGAACAGGAGAAAATTTGAATACTTTTTTAAGTACTGAAAACATATATCCCAAAAATATTATAATTTTAGGTAGTAATTATGCAATAAAAGAAGCCGTAAAAAATGGTTTAGGAATCACTTTTATTTCGTCTCTTGTAGTTAATGATGCTATTAAAAACAAAGAATTAAAAGTAATTCCAACAAAAACTAAATATTATAGATACTTTTCTTATTTATGTCATGAAAAAAACCTTTCAAAACTAACTAACCTATTTATAAAAAAATTAAATAGCTTATAG
- the hemC gene encoding hydroxymethylbilane synthase: MKLVIATRKSKLAQVQTELIMKLVKNKYGVSCEKLLMETLGDKILNKSLADIGGKGLFIKDIEKILLSDKVDAAVHSMKDVPFEIPPMFEISAVTLKDDVRDAFVSREGTHFKELKKGAVIGTSSNRRAAQLKMLRDDIKIVPIRGNVETRMRKMEEQELDGIILASAGLKRLNMGSQVTDYFSVEEMVPAVGQGALGVEIKKGSTNAEIFKSLDVTQNRMCVEAERSFMRTLNGDCHSTIGAYAELDKNTMHVIGFYQLDGKNIKKDIEGTAEDYVGLGEKLARKILEA; this comes from the coding sequence ATGAAACTTGTAATAGCAACAAGGAAAAGTAAACTTGCACAGGTACAGACAGAGCTTATTATGAAGCTTGTAAAAAATAAGTATGGTGTGTCATGTGAAAAGTTATTAATGGAAACCCTCGGCGATAAAATATTAAATAAATCTTTAGCAGATATAGGAGGAAAGGGACTTTTTATAAAGGATATAGAAAAAATTCTTTTATCAGATAAAGTTGATGCGGCAGTCCATAGTATGAAGGATGTTCCTTTTGAAATCCCTCCAATGTTTGAAATATCAGCAGTTACACTGAAGGACGATGTTAGGGATGCTTTTGTATCACGAGAAGGAACTCATTTTAAGGAATTAAAAAAGGGAGCAGTTATTGGTACCAGCAGTAATAGAAGAGCAGCTCAACTTAAAATGCTTAGAGATGATATAAAGATTGTACCTATAAGAGGCAATGTTGAAACAAGGATGAGAAAGATGGAAGAACAGGAGCTTGACGGAATAATACTTGCTTCAGCTGGGCTCAAAAGGCTTAATATGGGAAGCCAAGTCACAGACTACTTTTCTGTAGAGGAAATGGTTCCAGCAGTTGGACAGGGTGCTTTAGGAGTGGAGATAAAAAAAGGAAGTACAAATGCGGAAATATTTAAGAGCCTTGATGTTACTCAAAATAGGATGTGTGTAGAGGCAGAGAGAAGCTTTATGCGTACCTTAAATGGAGATTGTCACTCAACTATTGGAGCATATGCAGAATTAGATAAAAATACTATGCATGTAATAGGTTTTTATCAGTTAGATGGAAAAAATATAAAAAAGGATATAGAAGGTACTGCAGAAGATTACGTTGGGCTTGGAGAAAAGCTTGCACGAAAGATTTTGGAGGCGTAA
- a CDS encoding NAD(P)-dependent oxidoreductase, with amino-acid sequence MGDTIENSFICLTSSKIKLLIIGGGNAAFIKAKNFAKRGCLVTVVSKEFIKDFEKFYDHPCIKFIKGEYIREYIDKNHLVIIATDDEKLNENIRRDCDRINKLYVDCGNPEEGLYIVPYQKDSDYFSFSLKFKGKSPKTSKYIGSKAFDFLSDYEKFANYTIDMRNKLKRSMRKEVMNFICSDDFYFFYNKKKEKLVLQLFYKGCDIYNETCNSNKEK; translated from the coding sequence TTGGGAGATACAATAGAAAATTCTTTTATATGTCTTACATCTAGTAAAATAAAGCTTCTAATAATAGGTGGAGGAAATGCTGCATTTATAAAGGCAAAAAACTTTGCTAAAAGAGGCTGCTTGGTAACCGTGGTGTCAAAAGAGTTTATAAAGGATTTTGAAAAATTTTATGATCATCCGTGTATTAAATTTATAAAAGGTGAATATATAAGAGAATATATAGATAAAAATCATTTAGTGATAATAGCCACTGATGATGAGAAGTTAAATGAAAACATAAGAAGAGATTGTGATAGGATTAATAAGTTATATGTGGACTGTGGAAATCCGGAAGAAGGACTATATATAGTACCTTATCAAAAGGATTCAGATTACTTCTCTTTTTCACTTAAATTTAAGGGCAAAAGTCCTAAAACCTCAAAATATATTGGAAGCAAAGCATTTGATTTTTTAAGTGATTATGAGAAATTTGCAAATTACACAATAGATATGAGAAATAAACTCAAGAGAAGTATGCGAAAAGAAGTTATGAATTTTATCTGTTCTGATGATTTTTATTTTTTCTATAACAAAAAGAAGGAAAAACTCGTACTCCAATTATTTTATAAGGGATGTGACATATATAATGAAACTTGTAATAGCAACAAGGAAAAGTAA
- the hemA gene encoding glutamyl-tRNA reductase, translating to MIQLLGLKKDLKVEVREKFSIIQKRIGEKNLLLSEICREVIILSTCNRTEIYFNSDKCNEEIINEIFDKLNWNKEFLEDFFYYKEETAIDHLMKVVCGFDSLILGEDQILGQVKDAYGTALKNKTVKDELKKLFGLAVTCGKEFRNISKLNSIPVSSASIAVNTAREKKIKRFMLLGFGNVGTLVSKYILSGEFDTLYIVVRNKSAVNIEDERVKVISFAERKNYYKYVDCIISCTSAPHTVVWKKELPNKDFEIFDLAVPRDVEEDVYKLKNVKVYDIDEISDIDSKNKQKRKDVMEQNDYIMKKYIEEFHDWRKVQDVVHDIIRIKEHGKNVYEKRYETFKHKKNTKDNEKLAHTLIKSTSDAYTNRAIEVLKEEQLKGCGEACLKIIRRIFWEIQ from the coding sequence ATGATACAACTTTTAGGATTAAAAAAGGATTTAAAAGTTGAAGTGAGGGAAAAATTCTCCATAATACAAAAGCGTATTGGAGAAAAGAATTTGCTTTTAAGTGAGATATGTAGGGAAGTTATTATATTAAGTACATGTAATAGAACTGAAATATACTTTAATAGTGATAAATGTAATGAAGAAATCATAAATGAAATTTTTGATAAGCTTAATTGGAATAAGGAATTCTTAGAAGACTTCTTTTATTATAAGGAAGAAACGGCTATAGATCATTTAATGAAAGTAGTTTGTGGCTTCGATTCTCTTATATTAGGAGAGGATCAAATATTAGGACAAGTTAAAGATGCATATGGTACTGCGTTAAAAAATAAGACCGTGAAGGATGAACTAAAAAAACTTTTTGGACTAGCAGTTACCTGTGGCAAAGAGTTTAGAAACATTTCTAAGCTTAATAGTATACCCGTTTCGTCTGCATCTATAGCTGTTAATACGGCAAGGGAAAAGAAGATTAAAAGATTTATGCTGCTTGGCTTCGGAAATGTAGGAACTTTAGTTAGTAAGTACATTTTGTCAGGAGAGTTTGATACTCTATACATTGTTGTTAGAAATAAGTCTGCTGTTAATATAGAAGATGAGAGAGTAAAAGTTATTTCATTTGCTGAAAGAAAAAATTATTATAAATATGTAGATTGCATTATTTCATGTACATCAGCACCACATACCGTTGTATGGAAAAAAGAACTTCCTAATAAAGATTTTGAAATATTTGATTTGGCAGTACCTAGGGATGTTGAAGAGGATGTTTATAAGCTTAAAAATGTGAAAGTATATGATATAGATGAGATAAGTGATATAGATAGTAAAAATAAGCAAAAAAGAAAAGATGTAATGGAGCAAAATGATTATATAATGAAGAAATACATTGAAGAATTTCATGATTGGAGAAAAGTTCAAGATGTAGTTCATGATATTATAAGAATTAAAGAGCATGGCAAAAATGTATACGAGAAGAGATATGAAACCTTTAAACATAAGAAAAACACTAAGGATAATGAAAAATTAGCACATACATTAATAAAAAGTACATCAGATGCCTATACAAATAGAGCCATTGAGGTACTTAAGGAAGAACAGCTGAAAGGGTGTGGCGAAGCTTGTCTCAAGATAATAAGAAGGATATTTTGGGAGATACAATAG
- a CDS encoding nitrite/sulfite reductase — protein MEELNKILINEISGFRESGHDFLDGKITRMEFKGISGGMGVYAHRNGKDFAIRFKIPSGITSIKDLKLICNFAKRYDLKCIHLTTRQDIQLHGVSIDAVCDMMEEGIRNGLYTRGGGGNFPRNVAMSPLSGVDKKEAFDVSLYALAVGKHFLNKIYTYKLPRKIKVAFSSSSEDLGHATISDLGFLAVKENGKKYFRVYIGGGLGRNPKVAIKYPELINPNEVLYYVEAMTKLFINEGDYKNKAKARIRYIAERMGKEEFIKCYNKYLLEVKQTEKLDLEIDEVSCSKKGESTSIKSSRIVSQKQEGLYSVYVHPVGGQLMLKDLENIINETEKIEDAEIRLSMSEGFYIRNLNGSEAEKLLKETEHIGGTMRLEYSTSCIGVPTCQIGILNSQDTLKGILDYFKKMNFNHDVLPSIHISGCPNSCSVHEASGIGFCGKRKRVENEAKDAFELHVGGILQSDDTRLGDYYGDVLREKVPEFLYELALNVYESGKEFYTYIKENKNDVDKIINKYLI, from the coding sequence ATGGAAGAATTAAATAAAATTTTAATAAATGAAATCAGCGGATTTAGAGAAAGTGGACATGATTTTTTAGATGGAAAAATAACCAGGATGGAGTTTAAAGGTATTTCAGGAGGTATGGGTGTATATGCTCACAGGAACGGAAAAGATTTTGCAATACGTTTTAAAATACCATCTGGAATAACTTCAATTAAGGATCTTAAACTTATCTGCAATTTTGCAAAGAGATATGACCTTAAGTGTATACATCTTACAACACGTCAGGATATTCAGCTTCATGGCGTTTCAATTGATGCAGTCTGTGATATGATGGAAGAAGGTATAAGAAATGGTCTTTACACGAGAGGTGGAGGTGGAAACTTTCCAAGAAATGTTGCAATGTCTCCATTATCAGGTGTAGATAAAAAAGAAGCCTTTGATGTATCTTTATATGCTTTAGCTGTTGGAAAACATTTTTTGAATAAAATATATACTTACAAACTGCCAAGAAAAATAAAAGTAGCATTCTCAAGCAGCAGTGAGGATTTAGGACATGCAACAATTTCTGATTTGGGATTTTTAGCTGTTAAGGAAAATGGAAAGAAATATTTTAGAGTGTACATAGGTGGAGGACTTGGAAGAAATCCTAAAGTTGCAATTAAATATCCGGAGCTTATAAATCCAAATGAAGTTTTATATTATGTTGAAGCTATGACTAAACTTTTCATAAATGAAGGAGATTATAAAAATAAGGCAAAGGCTCGAATAAGATATATAGCTGAAAGAATGGGAAAAGAAGAATTTATAAAGTGTTATAATAAGTATTTATTAGAGGTAAAGCAAACAGAAAAACTTGATTTGGAAATAGACGAGGTTTCATGCAGTAAAAAGGGTGAGAGTACTTCTATTAAGAGCAGTAGAATTGTTAGCCAGAAGCAAGAGGGTTTGTATAGCGTATATGTTCATCCAGTTGGCGGACAACTTATGCTTAAGGATTTAGAAAACATTATAAATGAAACTGAAAAAATAGAGGATGCGGAAATAAGACTTTCTATGTCTGAAGGTTTTTATATAAGAAATTTAAATGGTAGTGAGGCAGAAAAATTATTAAAAGAAACTGAGCACATAGGAGGAACGATGAGGCTTGAATATTCAACTTCTTGTATAGGGGTTCCTACGTGTCAGATTGGTATTTTAAATAGCCAGGATACTTTAAAAGGTATATTAGATTATTTTAAGAAAATGAATTTTAACCATGATGTTTTGCCATCTATTCATATATCTGGTTGTCCAAATTCATGCAGTGTACATGAGGCAAGTGGCATAGGCTTTTGCGGCAAAAGAAAGAGAGTAGAAAATGAAGCTAAAGATGCATTTGAATTGCATGTAGGTGGTATACTTCAAAGTGATGATACAAGGCTTGGAGATTATTATGGAGATGTTTTGAGAGAAAAAGTTCCAGAATTTTTATATGAATTAGCCTTAAATGTTTATGAAAGTGGAAAAGAATTCTACACTTATATTAAAGAAAATAAAAATGATGTAGATAAAATTATAAATAAATACTTAATTTAG